A segment of the Rutidosis leptorrhynchoides isolate AG116_Rl617_1_P2 unplaced genomic scaffold, CSIRO_AGI_Rlap_v1 contig200, whole genome shotgun sequence genome:
AACACACCACTGTCTCTCTGTTTGTTACAGTCAATCATAcacagagagagggagagagagagagagactgaGAGAGAAGAAGTTAAAGCTCAATTGGGTATTTGTTTTTGTTCATCAGCTGATCGAATTCGAGTTATCTCTCTCTTTCTCGCTATTGGGTTTCGTTTCTTAGAGCTCTATCTGATCTTTCTTCTGCAAAAAAACCCCTTCAAATTTGGGTTTTTAATAGCTAAATGTGTTCGACATCGTCTGGTAATTCCCCTTTCCTTAGCTTTCTGTTTGTTTGGTAGCAGAGAAGAAAAGAAACAGAACTTTGATAGAAAACAAAATTGGAGCTTTGTGTTTATTGTGGCTTTCTGAAGCTGGCtgctttcttcttttctttttaaagatagaaaaaaaaaatgattttccgAACATTggtacattttattttatttttgataaAGTATTCAGTAGATTTAGTTTCTTTTTGGGGGCAACATGAATGGATAGTTTGAGAATTAGGTACTTTGTTGAACTGGTAACGAATTTCTTAATCGGGCCGTATTAGCCTCTTTCATTGTTTGGTATGCTAATGAGGGAAAGCAGTAAGATGAATGAAAAGGAAAGTCTATGAGTTGCCTGGCCTCTTTGATTTTTATAGAATGTTTGCTTATTCGGGCTTGATAATGTTATTTATTACTTCAGAGTTTGGAAGGCGTTTTGTATTTTATTATTGTGTCTGGAAAAATGAGAGGTTAAGATTTGAGTATATACTATTTTGAGTTGCTGGTTTCTTTTTTGGTACATGCTTGATGTAGCTATATTCTGTTTTTGGTAGAAATTGAAATTGGAATCTAGGTGCTGGGTTGTTATTCGTTTCTTGTCGAATGTTTTTATGTAGCTTTGCATAGTTTTGTTTAATTTAACTTCTTATGAGAGTGCACTGGAATATAAGGGAAAACGAAAGCTttgatgtttatatgatattgttccATTGTCCAATTAAGATGTGTTGTGGAAATTAAACAAACTGATGGAATTTGAGCTCTGGAGTTATATTTTTCTTCCTTTAGAATGAATTCCACTTTTCTCATGCTAGCTTTTTTTATATAGGAGCTGTGCCATTGATGTGAATTCTTACATGGGAGGATAAGCAATTACCGAGTTTTCATTTGTAAAACTCAATGGTGGATGTGAGCTAGTGAAGCTATGGACTTACAGACTATTAGTCGACTCAAGGGTGAGTTTATGTTGCTCCTTCATCACTTTTGCCTTACTGAGTAAACCTAGTCAAAACAATTGTTAGCATTCAGGTGTTGTTCAACCATTAGTTGTGTCATGAAAAGATGGAGATTAGATCGTCACATTTGGCATTTAAAATTCCTAGAAATTTTTTGTACATAATTGTTATTTATGTTAGTAGAATGTGGTGGATCCTCCCCCATACCCCCCAAAGTGGGGAGCCTTAGCTCACCGGGGTTTGCCCTTATGTTAGTAGAATTCTGGATCCACCACATTCTTTTGTGGGCTAACATCCTAAATTTCTTATTGCAGCTTCTTTGTGCCACCAGTTCTTGTTATTCAGCATATGTTTATTCAGTTCCCAAGAAGCATTTACATGGCAAGGCCATAGTCATGTTTCTGCCATTTTAGACCTTTCAAAGCCCAACTCACCAAGTAGTGAAATATTCGATCCAATAGAAATATCACCAGCTGTTATCCCACATTATCCACTCACAGGAGAAAATTTGCCACCAATGTACCCCACTTTTCCAACTACATATGACCCTAATTTAACTGGGAGGTGCCCTGTAGATTTCTCTAATTTGTTGGGAATCATGGATAAAACTGCTTCCGATTGTTCACAACCTTTGGCTGCACTTGTAGGAAATGTGATTTGTTGTCCTCAGCTGGGTAGTTTATTGCATGTCTTCCGTGGTTCCTACGGCACCAAGTCTCATGAACTGGTTTTGGAGAAAACAGTTGCAAATGATTGTTTTTCAGATATCATTAGCATCTTAACCAGCAAAGGGGCCAATAATACCATACCTGCAATCTGCTCGGTGACGTCAGCGAATCTTACTGGGGGTTCTTGTCCTGTGACCGACGTCAAAAGTTTCGAGAAAGCAGTAAATACAACCAAGTTGCTGGAAGCTTGTAGCACTGTTGATCCTCTTAAAGAGTGTTGTAGGCCAATATGTCAACCTGCTATCGCAGAAGCCGCTCTTCGGATTTCAGGATCACAATTGACAATCAATGAGAATAAAAATACTGTGTTAGAGCCTAGTCATGTTGATACTATTACTGATTGCAAAGGGGTAGTATATGCCTATCTCTCTCTAAAACTTCCCACAGATTCTGCAAATTCTGCTTTCCGAATATTATCTACTTGCAAAGTTAACAAAGGTATGTACTGATAATCAATTTGCTCACAAACACTTCTATAATGATATTTGTTTGTGGTATTGTTATTTGTTTAACTCAATTATTTTCCATGCAGTTTGCCCTTTAGAGTTTAAGGAGCCAACGAAAGTAATCAAGGCATGTCGTAATGTGGCTGCTCCAAGTCCATCGTGTTGTAGCTCATTAAATGCTTACATTTCTGGGGTACAAAAGCAAATGCTGATCACTAATAAACAAGCAATAATCTGTGCGACTGTATTTGGGTCTATGTTACGAAGAGCTGGTGTCATGACCAATATATATGAGCTTTGTGACGTAGACTTGAAAGATTTCAGCATCCAAGGTACATTTTTGTGTTGTGAATTGTgttcattctcaaatttcttttcaTTTTGTTTTTCAAATCTAATTTTTTCCTGTTTCATGTATTCATGGATTTTTTCTGAAACAGCATACGGACAGCAAGGTTAGCTTTTGATCCTTTTTTTCACCTTGTTGTTTCCAAATTCATATTCTAACCCTATTATTACCAAATTTGTCGTTCATTAAACTTTGTTTCCATTGATCCAGGATGTCTACTTCCGAGCTTTTCTGCTGATGTGATATTTGAAAACTCAACAGGCTTCAGTTTTACATGCGACTTAACTGACAATATTGCAGCACCATGGCCTTTGTCAAACTCAGTTTCATCCTTGTCACTTTGTGCTCCTGGTAATTAAATTGAATTTAGCCATTTCTTGGCAAAAATAATTCTCGACTAAGAGACAATACATAACACTAATACTCCGTTTCGATCCATACAGAGATGTCTTTGCCTGCCTTACCAACGACGACATTGAAGAATCAAGGTTTGATGATTTTCCTTCCCTTTTGTGTCATTCCTTGAAATTTGAGATTTCTTTTCGTCCTTGCATTGATATATTTTATTTTTCCAGGGTGCCAACGTTACGAAATGGATAATCTCgtacccattattattattattatttcattttttGTTTTCAGTATGTTTATGTACTGAAGACACTCATATTAGCTAGTGTTTGTTGGAAGTTGTAGTAGTAATAGTAGGGGAGGGAGGTTGTGAGAGACCAACTGTCTGGGAAATCTTACAATGATGTATATTTTTGGTAGACTGACTGACTTGACTCTCCTTTTCTGTATAGTAGCTAGTTTTGGTCCTTTTATTCTTGTTTCATGCCATTTCACTCCTCTGATTTCGTTTGTCTGGGCCTGATAATTATCGTGTGATCGTTTCGGTTCAGTTATTTTAGTTGCGATTGAACCGAGTGATTTCGGTCCAAGTCGATTTTACCTGATCAAATTCTAAAATTGAATGATCAATTGGTTTGGTAGATTTTACCTGTGGATAATTTTTTTAGCCATGGGAATAAGTTTGGGATTTGAGATACAAATAAAATACAACAGATTATGATGATTAAAAAATTACTTTTATGAATAATCAAAATATTTTTGCTATTGATGCGAAGCTAAAGAAAAAACCTAAGACGATGGACGGAGCGCATTATTCAAAAAATATGGAATGGAAACTTATTTATGTACTAGAAAGACTAATTAACTtgacactaataataattagaCGATTTTATTCAAATGCCCATTGATTTTCTCTACGAATCTCGTCCTCTTCCTCCAGAGTAAAGTCATTCTTGATGTTGAATGTCTTGCGGATCTCTTCGGGTGTTTTTCCCAGCAAGCTTTTGATGTCGAGATAGTTGGCAGCCAATATGAGATCGAACAGTGTGCCCTGATCGACTTTTATAAACTTGGCATCCCAAGCCTTGATCAGTTCTTCTTCTTTTGTATCTTTGTCGTTGTCGTCTCCCTCCTTGTTAGGATTTTCGACGTGCTTCTTACAGTACTCGACAACTTTAGCTAGGATTTGGGATGTCACGTTTAGGAAGTGGGATCCCATTCTCTATGCAGTCATCTTCAATCATGTGCTTTATCGTCATCGACTGCATGTCTCGTCGACTTAGAAAGCCTCACCGTCAGAACTCTTGAGAATAATAATCTTCTTATTATCCGTTGACATTGTGTTattttgattatgatgatgaaagACACTTGCAACGTAGGATCTTATTTATAgacaatgataaaactctattcctaATTTTGAATATATCCCTTATTCGAATTGTAACTCtcgtttacttttacttttaccgcTCTAACTCGCACCTTTGGTTCCACATAGAGTATGGGATTAATTAATACATTGATGACACCTAAACTTTTCCAAAACATTTCATTGTTGCACCTAAACTTTCAATTTTCTTTTTTCGTTTTGCTACTTGAAGTACACATCCGTTACTGAAATCTGACACATCGGCACGTTAAGTCCATCGGCGATGCTGACGTGGCGTTTATTATTTAAGAAATATATTAATTTTTCTCCACTTATTTGATTTTCTAAGACGAGAGATATTACAATAGTAATTAGTTTTCTTTTTTTGATAATGACAATAGTACGTTTCTTGATTAATCTTGCATTGTTGTTGGCTTGTTGCCAAAGTAATTTGTACATATATCTTCTGTAATAATTAGCACATCTGTCTTTCACGATTTGGTGCAAGATTCACAACAATTTCATCAATGGTAAAACTTGGGTGTTGAGCTTtgtgtgtttttaaaaaaaattacaaatggAAATATAATATCCACATCAGCCATTATTCATCACATGAGATAAATCAAATCAATTAAAATGAAACATTGACTATAGTTAATGCAATTGCACTTTTGTGCTGATTACAAAGTACTTATATAGTAATAATTTTACACAAGGTAATCTTCTTAACTACTAAAGAATAAAATCAAATCACAATAACTTGGTCAACAAGTATATAAATCTCTAACACTCTAGGCATGATATTAGGTATAGAGAATTCTCGTTCATCCTTTTTCTTTTGATTTTTTAGAAACCAAAATTTTAGTATGGGAAACTCTCTACAAACAACTAGAAAGACCACACACAGTACTGCTCAATAATTCACTTGTGATATTTGTATTCAAACCGCCTCGACAAATCGGAAATTATTTAATAGCAAGTATCTCTCCTCACACTGATTTGTGTAGATTGCGTATCGAAATACATACAAGTCAAGATTTCTGAGAACACGGCCAAAATAAGATGCCCTGGCTTAAACTGCAAGCAAATTCTAGATCCCGTCTCTTGCAAGTCTTTGATCTCGGAACCTCTATTCACGAAATGGTGTGATCTTCTCTGCGAGGATTCTGTGATGGGTATTGAAAAATGCTATTGCCCCAATATAAAATGTCTTGAAATGGTTTTGAAAGAGTGTGGACGAGGAACCTTGAAGAAATCAATGTGTCCGAATTGTAATAATTTCTTTTGCTTTCGGCGCAAGAAAGAGTGGCATGAGGGATTTAGGTGCGGAGTAAGTAAAGAAGCAATGAATGATGCTATTTTCGAAACCCTAATTGATAAAAATAATTGGGAGAGATGTCCTTTTTGTGGAAGTTGTGTCGAGGTCCTTCGTGGTTGTAATATGATCAAATGCAGGTAGGTATATACTATAAATTAATTTACATGTCATGTTTTGATTTTCTAGATCTTTTGAAATTTTGTTTTCTATTGGTCTCACAAGATTGCCCCATCGGATCCATAAAATTGTCTCTAACCGCCAACATTTGCGACATATATTACTACTTGACATGAACTCTAGAGTTGATTACACTATCCACGTGCGTCACTTTGGATATACTAAACTCACACTACATATGACTTCAACTACATATGACTTCTTTAAGGAAATACTTCTCTTCGACCACAACAAACAATCAAAAGACTAAAGTTTTCAAAAATTTGTTGAGATAAATAAAATCATTATAAATAAGAATATAATTTAATATTCTTATACTTGATAATTTTACTTCCCTCGACTATTTTTTTATTATTCAGTCGGAGACCGTATGTTGTTGCGGTTGTGTGATCGCTCAATGAATTCGAGATATTCTTAATATGCTCTTCTCTTGCCACAAGTCTAGTGTGCACATTTCTTCTTTCCAACAATGACCTCTGCCATCACTCCTGAATTATGCCACTCTTTCTTGCACAGAAAGCAAAAGAGCTCCTTACAACTCGGACACTTTGATTTCTTCACAGTGCCTCTGCTACACTCATTCAACACCATTTCCAAAGATTTTCTGTTTGGGCAGTAGCATTTCTCAATACCCAACACATAATCCTCGCAGAGAAGATCACACCATTTCGTCAATAGAGGTTTCGAGATCAAAGACTTGAAAGAGATAGGATCAAGAATATGCTCATAGTTTAAGCCAGGGCATATTATTTTGGAAGTGTTATCTAAAACCTTCACTTGCATGTATTTCGACACGCAATCGAGACAAAAAGGGTGTGAGCAGAGATTTCTGTTGTTAAATTTCTGAGTTGTTGAGGCAGGTTCGATGCAAATCTCACTAGTGAATTGTTGAGTATTTTGTGAAAATCTCTGGTTGGTTGGAAAGAGTTTCCCATGGTTTGTTTTTCTACTGAGAATGGAGAACAAATGATGCGTtagaagttagattcttgaaagctatatatatagtatagagaaTAAAAatatgattaaaaatgttccagcAAATTATAACCCATTCAACATCTGGGTGACACTATTTACACGAAGCGGTTTTCTAACTACACGAAAGTTCTACGTCTAAATTGTTGAAATGACCTTATTAACTCTTGGGTTTCTCCGTCCCTCCCTCTTTGACATCTATTCTTGCTATGCATCAGTCGGACAAGTAGAGAATGTTGGGGTGATCCAACAGCTGTTGGCTAGGTATATGGTAATCAAAATCAGACATTTGTCATTTAATTGATCTAACTTGCCATTTAATTGATGAGAAAAAAATAGGAGAATATTTAGACTTCAATCACGTATATTCTACCTATAAAATCTCCAACTCCAATCAAAAATAAAAATCTCCAACTGATTTTTCCTCTATGAATCAAATTTTCCAGAGAAGTAAAGTAATAAATGTCTCTCCTAAGTCCACGAACATGAATATGTATTACAGGAAGAGAGGAAAGCTGTTATTCATCTTTTATGACAACAGATTgcttaaaaaaaatatatcaaaaacATCCAAGTACTGTTTTCCAGAATGAGAACAAAATAATAGATTCCTAAGCCATGGAGGGAAGAAACGGGAATTAACTCAGACATAGTTGCTGGCATTGTATTTTTTGTTCTTTTTTCTTAACTTGAACCTTTAATTTTGAGAAGAGAGAAACAATGTTTTAACCATCGACCATTAGACATGTCATGAATTGTTGGCATTGTTGGAATAAGGAACCCAATAGATTTCAATAATATTTGGAGTCTCCACAAAAGTCATTGTGAATTTTCTGACTTTCTCAATCTTCCTTTCTTCCCGACTCTCACCTCTCCATACtatatagtttttaaatatatgAGTTATGAAAAATAATTTATGTGGAAAGGATTCGTGAATTGGCTTATCAAATTTCAAAAATCTGGTGGGGTATTTAAGTTATGCAGACATAGGTTATTTTTCCTCTTTtacttttttctgtttttttttttttttttttgaaggggatttttttttttttcttgttttgaTAAGCAAAATTAGTGTACTAAATACCCCGAtcgtagaaagaaaaaaaattggcgCAGCATTTTGCTGTATACACTATTAAAAATATGACATGTAGTATTAAAGAataaataattatgaaaataattaggccattttttttttctttttttttgatatttttcaTCGAGAGTTCACAATTCctcatataaaatataaaatatagtaTATGTGAATCATAAAatatatgtaaaaaatatatattataattattcatgatagtgtaaaaaaaaaaatactcgaaCAAACATGACTTATAAAAAAAATCTGTTTTTCTATATATTTATCTCTCTATTAATGGTGCACATAACAAAATGCTGCACATATTTCTTTTCATAATAGAAAAAGAGAATATAAAAACTATGAAAGAACCAAAAGGTAAAAGTATTGaaataatcaaaaaaaaaaaaagtattggaGTAACCGGAACATTCAATTAGAATAGGGCAAAAACTTCCCTCCTACATTAACAAGTTGTCACGCAACCAACACAACCAACAACTAATACTAATAGAAAGATGacatataattatttttaattaattaatttttatttttaggaaCGTATTTGACTCTTTAGcctaattacttttaatattattttaacttGTTCTAGAGCTTCTCCTCATTTTTCTTTTAGGAAAACAAAAATTCTAAAACCCTATCGTTTGTCATCGCGCTCCCCAGCAAAACGATTCCCCGATCTCTTTTTTTACACATTCAATCAAATATAACATCGGAATCTATGGCCGCAGCAACCCTCCTCCAGTCGTTACGACAGAGAGAATCTCTATCTGCTTACAGTaagaatttcttcttcttcttcttcttttaataCACTATCAAGTAGCATTCTTAAATGTATCTGCACACAAAGTTTAACTAATTTGCTATTATCTATCGGCTTTTGTGGCAGTTTTCCAGCAATTCCAAGTCATCGCACTTGGGTTATATTAGGGTTACTAGACAGTTCAGGTGAGCATCTCATATGCtaattcaaagttttttttttcttcctgtttatggtggttcaaagtgtgtatttttctGTTTTTGGTAGTTCGAATCTTCCTGGGAACGATGCCAACTTGGCTACAAAAGAGGAAAGGGTAAGCTGACTGTTAGATATTCTTTTTTTTTGTTTGATTTCCAAGTCAAACTTGTCTAGTACTTAAAATGTAATTTTGACTTGTAGAATCCCGGTAATTCTGACTTGTATTTCCAAAAGCATAATGGAACAATCCGTGGAAATTATATTCGCCTGCTGAAATATGTTCGCCACGTCAATTACACATGGGGGCGTGAAAGTCAGCCCTCATATAGTCGGCTGCCAAGTGTCCACCAATCGGGGAGTGAAAGTCAACCCCATCATGCAGGCTGCCATTTCTCTACACAGATGAACACTTGGAGGGAGCTGAAACAGGTGGATCCAAGATTAAGCTATCCAAGGTAGCTGCCAAAATATTATCATCAGTCGTCTGTGTAGAAGTAGGTATGCAATCTTGCTTATCTTTTGTTTGTCAAAATCTTTTTTAAAAGCGTAAAGATTTAGTTTTGCCTCATGTTTGCTTGTCAAAATCTTTTCTTTTCTCTGTTTTATAGCCTCTCCTGAGTACATATCAACAATCAAGGTTAGAGCTGGTTTAATTGATGCACGCATATCAACAATCTCGGTTGGATCTGGTTTTATTGTGGAGGAGAGTGGCATAATTGTAACATGTCATCATGTTATCAAAGATTCTTCTGGTCCTGTAAGTGAAATTTTCTTCCAATCTGGTACGAATTCATTTATTATAACTTTTTGCATGTAAAAGTTTGCATatattttgggacggagggagtacttcTGTTGCAGGTCAGGGTCTCTTTAGAAGCTGGGCATAGATTTGATGCTGTGGTCTTGACTGAGGATGAAGTTGCTGATATTGCAACTCTGAAGAAGTGTCTTCTAAAGTTGAACCTCGCACCGGCAAAACCTTGTCCACGAGAGCATGTCATAGCTATTGGCCACTCTGTCGATAATTCTCGTCGGCCTCGTGGCAGAGCCGCAACAAAAAGAATTGTTAGGTAAATTTAGATTACAATATTCTTATGTGAAATGTTTCTTGTTCATTGTATTTTTATGACATTTTTCTCCTAATCAACTGTAGCTATGATGCTGAGATAGGCGGGGAATCCGGGATGTTGACCAATACATACTAATCGATCGTGCCATCTCTATGGTAATCATATTTTTTAATCCTCTCgttatatgtatgtatgcatgtatgtatgtatatacgtACATAAGGGTAAACATTGTCTTGTTTTTGTGATTTTAGGGACCCTTTGGGGGGACTATTAATCAACAAGGATGGAGAAGTCATTGGGATGGTCACTGTTGGGGGTAAATCAAAATCTCCTGGATTTTCCATCCCAATAGATGTTGTACGAGCCAAGGTAGAACTTGTGATAAATTGAATGTTGATAAATTGTGTTGGTTACCAATAGAAACAAAGTGTCACTTAATCTATGTGATAAATTGTGCAGGTTGCCAAAGCAGTTGTAATTTCTGAATCTGTAAGACTCCTTTATCCGTGTTGAAATTATTTAATTTGTAGCACTGTATACTTGATGCAAATCATATTTGCTACACTATTATGTCGGTCAAAATCCTTTCATATGCAGTGATTTCATTTTTGCAAGGTGTGCTTTGATTCTCTCTTTCTAGGTGAAAGCTGATGAGGCCATTGATAAACGAAGAGGACGAAGAGGTAATTATTCTTCCGTTTTGCAAGTTTCCAACTAAAATTAAGTTTCACTTTTTGCTGAGTGTTGTGAAGTCACTTGAAACTGCCCGCTatatcttcaatatatatatattaggatgtTGGAGATGACAGCTTCATGGAACCAATCGGCGCATGAGGAGACTGTAGAAGAGGTACCTACTAACTCAGTAGATTAGGATGTTGATCTTGAATGATACCTTATCTTCTATAATTTTCAGGATTCCAATCTCTAGcatgtttagagagagagagaaaaaaatcATGGCTTGGCTTCAGATATATTTTAACAAATTAATTTGTTGTTTGTTTCTTTCAGGTCATTCCCCTTTGCTTAAAGCTTGTTAAGGCTATTTGGCTAGTTGAAACGAAAGTCGTCAGATCAGCTGAAGCTAAAATCCTTGAAGCTTTTGTTGGGACCACATGATGAGCTAAAATCTTTTTGAATGCAGTGTTTGGATTCAATTCTAAAGTCTCTATTGGATTATCTAGCTAAACCAGGTTTTATGGGATGCCCTGTCTGATTATGAGTTTGACAACAATTTATGCCCATACATAATGTAAATTTTCCGTAGCAAGTCCAGTTAAGCTTCCTGATTCTAGTGCCGATGCGCAATGTAGATTTTCTGTAGCAAGTTCAGTTAAGCTTCCTTTCTTTCCGGACCAACTTTCATTTTTATCTGTTCCTGATTCTAATGCAATTGAATGGTTGAAGAAGTTTGAGTAGACACAATAATATTGTTTTGTTTACCAAAGTAAATTTGTCTCTTTTGGTTGAgttgtttttatccataacaggaaATGTCACAAAAAAAGAACAGTTTATAAGACAAATTATTAATTTATGATCACATCAGTTTTGTATTTCACACATTTCTTGCGATATGGCCATGTTCAATGGATCGAACCACCAGCCTTGCTAGAATATGATAAGAAAATTACTTTTTGCAATCACCATAGATCTAGAGTACAACAATAGCAAATATGATAAGAAAATTACTTTTTTACTTAGGAACAGTGAGGAAATTATTAAGAAAAGCCTTTCCAAGAGTAAAATGGAAAATGATGAATAAGATTATTAACATCAAAACAAAGAATAGGGTAACAGCAATCACATCTCCTTCCCTTTGCTGCTGCTGCTGGTTATCACCATCAACAACGCATGTCCTGTTCCGGTGCTCCGTGCTCCTCCGTCCACAGTGATAGCAAAAATATGTCTTGCATCTACACCATTAATAGAAGGAAGATAATAACTTTCTAAGTTAATCACGTTTACTAGACAAGATTAACATAATACAGAGTGCTTATAAGGAAAGAGAGAGATACAAAGGAACCTGCATTTGATCATAGCACAACCGCTGCGAAGCTCAACGCAACGGCCACAAGCAGGGCATCTCTTCCACTTCTTTATTTCCATTAGGGTTTCGAAAAGAGTGTCGTTTGGATCTCTATTCATTGCTTCATTCACTCTACACCTAAAACCAGGATGCCACTTATTTTTACATTGAAAGCAAAACAATTGCTTACAATTTGGACATTTTGATTCTTCCACATAGCCATCTCCACACTCTTCCAACACCACCTCCAAACATTCTCTATTGGGGCAATAGCATTTTTCAATACCCAACACAGAGTCCTCACAGAGAAGATCACACCATTTTGTGAATAGAGGTTTCGAAATCAAAGACTTGCAAGAGACGGCATCTAAATTGTGCTCACAGTTTAAGCCAGGGCATTCTATCTTGGCTATGTGCTCTGAAATCTTCACTTCTATGTATTTTGATACGCAATCTAGACAAAACTGATGTGAGCAGAGATTCCTGTTGCTAAATTTCCGATTTGTCGATGCCGGTTCAACGCAAATCTCACAAGTGAATTCTTGCAAAGAGTTTTTTCTCACCATTC
Coding sequences within it:
- the LOC139881817 gene encoding uncharacterized GPI-anchored protein At1g61900-like, yielding SLCHQFLLFSICLFSSQEAFTWQGHSHVSAILDLSKPNSPSSEIFDPIEISPAVIPHYPLTGENLPPMYPTFPTTYDPNLTGRCPVDFSNLLGIMDKTASDCSQPLAALVGNVICCPQLGSLLHVFRGSYGTKSHELVLEKTVANDCFSDIISILTSKGANNTIPAICSVTSANLTGGSCPVTDVKSFEKAVNTTKLLEACSTVDPLKECCRPICQPAIAEAALRISGSQLTINENKNTVLEPSHVDTITDCKGVVYAYLSLKLPTDSANSAFRILSTCKVNKVCPLEFKEPTKVIKACRNVAAPSPSCCSSLNAYISGVQKQMLITNKQAIICATVFGSMLRRAGVMTNIYELCDVDLKDFSIQAYGQQGCLLPSFSADVIFENSTGFSFTCDLTDNIAAPWPLSNSVSSLSLCAPEMSLPALPTTTLKNQGLMIFLPFCVIP
- the LOC139881818 gene encoding E3 ubiquitin-protein ligase RSL1-like — its product is MVRKNSLQEFTCEICVEPASTNRKFSNRNLCSHQFCLDCVSKYIEVKISEHIAKIECPGLNCEHNLDAVSCKSLISKPLFTKWCDLLCEDSVLGIEKCYCPNRECLEVVLEECGDGYVEESKCPNCKQLFCFQCKNKWHPGFRCRVNEAMNRDPNDTLFETLMEIKKWKRCPACGRCVELRSVNVINLESYYLPSINGVDARHIFAITVDGGARSTGTGHALLMVITSSSSKGKEM